Proteins co-encoded in one Diprion similis isolate iyDipSimi1 chromosome 13, iyDipSimi1.1, whole genome shotgun sequence genomic window:
- the LOC124414081 gene encoding soluble calcium-activated nucleotidase 1: MVHDANSMIEQFTPTFSNENAAVDKATFTTKKKKKKKNRREKMKSIRDWRQALRTPHVYRVGNSTFRVQSQFLLVFAAVMTVLVIFYISPNLTRILKYSFQNSGVPASACHYYKYNNTYPLTKSVRTKVGFSFRIAIISDLDTESRSPESLYSWYSIMKRGSLLWVPERNFISVSWDEKDIILGSSLAMKGRAMELSELVTFDGRLLTMDDRTGMIYSIEGDQVYPWVILMDGNGKNPKGFKSEWATVKDEQLYVGSMGKEWTTSAGDFVNNNPQWVKTISVLGETHSLNWVSNYKRLRQALNIDFPGYMIHESGVWSDVHKSWFFLPRRCSEEQYNETKDESMGCNVLLTADENFLNIKVTRVGTLIPIRGFASFKFLPGSKDEIIVALKTEENQGRMATYITAFTIDGLSILSETKVSDKKFEGIEFV; this comes from the exons ATGGTGCATGATGCAAATTCAATGATAGAGCAATTCACCCcaactttttcaaacgaaaACGCTGCTGTCGATAAGGCAACTTTCacaacgaagaaaaagaagaagaagaagaatcggagagagaaaatgaagTCTATACGAGACTGGCGTCAGGCTCTGCGCACCCCCCATGTCTACAGAGTCGGAAACAGCACTTTCAGGGTACAGAGCCAGTTCCTGCTAGTTTTCGCCGCCGTAATGACGGTTCTAGTGATATTCTACATCTCCCCGAACCTTACCAGAATCCTCAAGTACAGTTTCCAAAACTCTGGTGTTCCTGCCTCTGCCTGCCACTACTACAAGTACAACAATACCTACCCGCTCACCAAGTCGGTCAGAACGAAAGTTGGCTTCTCATTCAGGATAGCCATAATCAGCGATCTTGATACGGAATCAAGGAGCCCAGAGAGTCTGTACTCCTGGTACAGTATCATGAAACGTGGCAGTTTGCTCTGGGTTCCggagagaaattttatctCCGTTTCGTGGGACGAGAAAGATATCATCCTCGGGTCTTCCCTAGCCATGAAAGGTAGAGCCATGGAACTCTCGGAGCTCGTCACTTTCGACGGAAGACTTCTTACCATGGACGACAGAACGGGCATGATATATTCCATCGAGGGAGACCAGGTGTATCCGTGGGTTATTTTGATGGATGGAAATGGAAAGAATCCTAAGG ggttCAAGTCTGAATGGGCGACCGTCAAGGATGAACAGCTTTACGTCGGCAGCATGGGCAAGGAGTGGACGACAAGCGCAGGCGACTTTGTCAACAATAATCCTCAGTGGGTGAAAACAATCTCTGTACTCGGAGAGACGCATTCGCTGAATTGGGTTTCAAATTACAAACGATTGAGACAGGCACTCAACATAGACTTTCCCG GTTATATGATACACGAGTCAGGCGTGTGGAGCGACGTTCATAAGAGTTGGTTTTTCCTACCAAGAAGATGTTCGGAAGAACAGTACAACGAAACCAAAGACGAAAGCATGGGCTGCAACGTGCTGCTAACGGCGgatgaaaactttttgaacATCAAG GTAACCAGAGTTGGAACTCTAATACCGATACGAGGATTCGCTAGTTTTAAATTCTTGCCCGGTTCCAAGGACGAGATAATCGTCGCTCTGAAAACAGAGGAGAATCAGGGCCGCATGGCTACTTACATTACCGCTTTTACAATCGACGGATTATCGATATTGTCCGAAACCAAGGTTTCTGATAAAAAGTTTGAGGGTATCGAATTCGTATGA
- the LOC124413800 gene encoding cyclin-Q, with protein MNPTEPTSNETLSSKMKDVIDVLAMQREKRNTLQKSITVDYTKANDSFTASRFIFECGFKLDAHPLTTATAATLYHRFFKEGDQEGYDCYLIAATCLYLAGKVKDNPLKIRDVMNVAHNTLHRGSQPLELGDQYWSMRDAIVQAELLIMRMLKFQVTPEHPHRYMLHYLRSLQAWFGEEEWSKYPVARTSMALLQDFHHSTAILDYPPNLIAIACINLTLQIYGVVVPLMDECDQQPWFNVFCKELTREKLWEIMEKIMAAYDDEPETRDN; from the exons ATGAATCCGACGGAGCCAACGAGCAACGAAACTCTGAG CTCAAAAATGAAAGATGTTATAGACGTACTTGCCATGCAACGCGAGAAAAGGAATACTCTCCAGAAAAGCATCACTGTCGACTATACAAAGGCCAATGACAGCTTCACTGCTTCCAGGTTCATCTTCGAATGTG GTTTCAAACTCGATGCCCATCCGCTGACCACAGCAACAGCGGCTACGCTGTATCACAGATTCTTCAAAGAAGGTGATCAGGAGGGTTATGACTGCTAC CTGATAGCGGCGACCTGCCTTTATCTGGCTGGAAAGGTCAAAGACAACCCACTAAAAATCCGCGACGTTATGAACGTTGCCCACAATACCTTGCATCGAGGCTCTCAACCACTTGAATTAGGGGACCAGTACTGGAGTATGCGGGATGCAATCGTACAGGCTGAGCTGCTGATCATGAGGATGCTCAAATTCCAAGTTACGCCTGAACATCCACACAGG TACATGCTGCATTACCTGAGGTCTCTCCAGGCGTGGTTCGGCGAAGAGGAATGGTCAAAGTATCCTGTCGCAAGAACAAGCATGGCGCTACTACAAGACTTTCACCACTCCACTGCCATACTCGATTATCCCCCAAACTTGATCGCCATTGCCTGTATCAATTTGACTCTCCAGATATACGGGGTCGTCGTTCCATTGATGGATGAGTGCGATCAGCAGCCCTGGTTTAAT GTATTCTGCAAGGAGCTCACCAGGGAGAAGTTGTGGGAAATCATGGAAAAGATCATGGCTGCGTATGACGACGAACCGGAGACTCGAGATAATTGA